In Helianthus annuus cultivar XRQ/B chromosome 3, HanXRQr2.0-SUNRISE, whole genome shotgun sequence, a single window of DNA contains:
- the LOC110929726 gene encoding protein TORNADO 1, with protein MASNQNLRDLQWLLQSIQTESLNLKSISFHLSQPTSCCHQQTHDSIHINISTASHFQFSNILTLLSSCSNTRFSLQNLEFYRVEWDVEEVRNLEILLDNSSNVKRVEFKKNKLSFECMDGLAKILKKNNVIKEIVLSESRIGSYGACLIASALKVNTCLEELQIWEDSIGSKGAEEISKMIEANSTLKVLTIFDSSSITATPLISAVLARNRSMEVHVWSGEHGKDSSSKVVEFAPESSTLRIYRLTVSGACRVACALGWNTTVKSLDLTGVRLRSRWAKEFRWVLEQNRSLKEVYLTKTCLKNKGVVYVAAGLFKNRSLETLHLDDNRFNGVGVEHLLCPLTRFSTLQIQANITLKSITFGGKRTKIGRVGLIAILQMLSSNQTVTRLGIYEDQSLRPQDFIRIFKNLEGNVSLKCLSLQGCKGVDGDLVLKTIMETLQVNPWIEEIDIARTPLQICGKAEEIYLKLGQNAKSEHEPEVDLLKDMPMTVPKSCRIFICGQEFAGKTTLCNSISQNLSSPKLPYIDQVKTLVNPVEQAIKTTGMKVKTFKDEDTKLSIWNLGGHHELFSVHDLMFPGHGSASFFVVVSSLFRKPNNREPKSPSELEEDLQYWLRFIVSNSKRADQQCMLPNVTMVLTHHDKVDSTSLDFQHTVNAVQRVRDKFQGYVDFYPTVFTVDARSSASVSKLTHHIRKTSKTVLQRVPRVYELCNDLITILSDWRSENHEKPAMRWREFSELCQIRVPSLRVQSRSSQVVKRVEMRRKAVAACLHSIGEVIYFEELEFLILDFQWFCGEVIGQLVKLNVRKTSSNEGVKGGFVSRKELEKILRGSLHSQIPGMGSKIFGNLDAGDLVNMMLKLELCYRQDPSDPESLLLIPSLLEENRTRIPIWQLVTSDCVFAGRHLECHDSSHMFLTPGFFPKLQVQLHNKIIGLKSQHGATYSLEKHLILININGIHIRVELGGQLGYYIDILACSTKNLTETIKLFRELLYPPIQNLCPGLTLTENVIRPECVKNLTPPRYRKTQYVPLPYLKQALLSVPADSMYDYQHTWSPVSDSGRPVLGSGFDFARDLLSDDDFREVLHRRYHDLYNLAVELQVPTDSDINRPQQDEPGKVDPSFAGIAKGVEEVIQRLKIIEMEIRDLKQEIQGLRYYEHRLLTELHRKVNYIANYNVQIEERKVPNMFYFVKTENYSRRLVTNMISGMTALRLHMLCEFRGEMHVVEDQMGCEMMQVDNRAVISLAPYMKGFMKLLTFALKIGAHIAAGMGEMIPDLSREVAHLAGNPLVYGAAGMAAAGAVGVAAAGGSSSRGRSTDIQQDMKAAQQWVVDFLRERGCSTGKDIAEKFGLWRVRYRDDGQIAWVCRRHMYTRANEIFEVPM; from the exons ATGGCATCCAACCAAAACTTAAGAGATCTTCAATGGCTTCTGCAATCAATTCAAACAGAAAGTCTCAATCTCAAAAGCATCTCATTCCATCTTTCACAACCAACATCATGTTGCCATCAACAAACTCATGATTCCATTCATATAAACATTTCCACTGCATCCCATTTCCAGTTTTCCAACATTCTCACCCTCCTATCATCATGCTCCAACACCCGATTTTCGCTACAAAATCTCGAGTTTTATCGCGTAGAATGGGATGTGGAAGAAGTAAGGAATCTCGAGATCTTACTCGATAATTCTTCGAATGTAAAACGGGTTGAGTTCAAGAAAAACAAGCTGAGTTTTGAGTGCATGGACGGGTTAGCGAAAATCTTGAAAAAGAATAATGTGATTAAAGAGATTGTGTTGTCTGAATCAAGAATTGGTTCATATGGAGCTTGTTTGATTGCTTCTGCTTTGAAGGTGAATACTTGTTTAGAAGAGCTGCAAATATGGGAAGATTCGATAGGGTCAAAAGGGGCAGAGGAGATTTCGAAAATGATCGAAGCGAATTCGACGTTGAAGGTGTTGACTATCTTTGACTCGAGTTCGATCACAGCCACCCCTTTGATATCTGCAGTGCTAGCAAGGAACAGATCCATGGAAGTTCATGTATGGAGTGGAGAACATGGTAAGGACAGTAGCTCGAAAGTGGTTGAATTTGCACCAGAAAGTAGCACATTGCGGATATACCGGCTCACGGTTTCAG GGGCATGCAGGGTGGCTTGTGCTCTGGGGTGGAACACAACGGTCAAATCTCTTGATCTAACCGGGGTCCGGTTAAGATCGCGGTGGGCGAAGGAGTTCCGTTGGGTTCTAGAACAAAACCGGAGTCTAAAGGAAGTTTACCTCACCAAAACATGCTTAAAAAACAAGGGTGTTGTTTATGTCGCTGCCGGACTTTTCAAGAATAGAAGCTTGGAAACCTTGCATTTAGACGATAACCGGTTTAACGGGGTTGGTGTTGAACACTTGCTCTGCCCGTTAACCCGGTTTTCCACTCTTCAAATTCAAGCGAATATAACTTTAAAATCGATAACATTCGGAGGGAAAAGAACGAAGATAGGGAGGGTCGGTTTGATTGCGATTTTGCAGATGTTGAGCAGTAATCAGACTGTAACAAGATTGGGTATATATGAAGATCAAAGTTTAAGACCACAAGATTTTATAAGAATTTTTAAAAATTTGGAGGGAAATGTTAGTTTGAAGTGTTTGTCTTTGCAAGGTTGCAAAGGGGTTGATGGTGATTTGGTGTTGAAGACCATAATGGAGACTTTGCAGGTCAACCCTTGGATTGAGGAGATTGATATTGCAAGAACCCCACTTCAGATTTGTGGGAAAGCAGAAGAAATATATCTGAAATTAGGTCAAAATGCGAAATCGGAACATGAACCTGAAGTTGATTTGCTCAAGGATATGCCTATGACAGTGCCTAAAAGCTGTAGAATATTTATTTGTGGACAAGAATTTGCTG GAAAAACCACATTATGCAACTCCATATCACAAAACCTGTCTTCTCCAAAGCTACCATACATTGATCAAGTCAAAACCCTAGTAAATCCAGTTGAGCAAGCGATAAAAACAACAGGAATGAAAGTAAAAACATTCAAAGACGAAGACACGAAGCTTTCGATATGGAACCTCGGAGGTCACCACGAGTTGTTCTCCGTTCACGACCTCATGTTTCCTGGGCACGGGAGCGCTTCGTTTTTTGTAGTCGTTTCCAGCTTGTTCCGTAAACCAAACAACAGAGAACCAAAATcaccatcagagttggaagaagaCCTGCAATATTGGCTCAGGTTCATAGTTTCCAATTCGAAAAGAGCAGATCAACAATGCATGCTACCAAATGTAACCATGGTGCTAACCCACCATGATAAG GTGGATTCGACATCACTGGATTTCCAGCATACCGTAAACGCTGTTCAGAGAGTTAGAGACAAATTCCAAGGGTACGTCGATTTCTATCCAACGGTATTCACAGTAGACGCAAGATCATCCGCTTCAGTGAGTAAACTCACTCATCACATCAGAAAAACCAGCAAAACCGTCCTGCAAAGAGTCCCAAGAGTCTACGAACTCTGCAACGATCTCATAACAATATTATCCGATTGGAGGTCGGAGAATCACGAAAAACCAGCGATGAGGTGGCGAGAATTCAGTGAGTTGTGCCAGATTAGAGTCCCGTCTCTACGAGTTCAATCGAGAAGCAGTCAAGTAGTAAAAAGAGTAGAGATGCGGCGAAAGGCAGTAGCCGCGTGTCTTCATAGTATAGGAGAGGTGATATACTTTGAAGAATTGGAGTTTTTGATCTTGGATTTCCAGTGGTTTTGCGGTGAGGTGATCGGTCAGCTAGTGAAGTTAAACGTTAGAAAAACAAGCTCTAATGAAGGCGTTAAAGGTGGATTTGTGAGTAGAAAAGAGTTGGAGAAGATTCTGAGAGGAAGTTTACATAGCCAGATTCCTGGGATGGGTTCCAAGATTTTTGGGAACTTGGATGCTGGTGATCTGGTGAACATGATGCTGAAACTGGAATTGTGTTATAGACAAGATCCATCTGATCCGGAATCTTTGCTGCTGATTCCTTCTCTTCTAGAAGAAAACAGAACACGGATACCGATATGGCAGTTGGTTACATCGGATTGTGTTTTTGCAGGAAGACATCTTGAATGCCATGATTCGAGTCACATGTTCCTCACCCCCGGGTTCTTCCCAAAATTACAG GTTCAACTACACAACAAAATCATAGGACTCAAGAGCCAACACGGAGCAACGTACAGTCTAGAAAAACACCTCATCTTGATAAACATCAACGGAATCCACATCCGAGTCGAGCTAGGAGGACAACTCGGGTACTATATTGACATTCTCGCTTGCTCAACCAAAAACCTAACCGAAACCATTAAGCTCTTTCGAGAACTTCTTTACCCACCAATTCAAAACCTCTGTCCGGGGTTGACTTTGACCGAAAACGTCATTCGTCCCGAATGCGTCAAAAATCTAACACCCCCACGATACCGAAAAACCCAATATGTACCACTCCCTTATTTAAAACAGGCTTTGCTCTCAGTTCCAGCAGACAGCATGTATGACTATCAGCATACTTGGAGCCCAGTCTCAGATTCGGGTCGACCCGTATTGGGATCCGGGTTTGACTTTGCTCGAGATCTACTATCCGACGATGACTTCAGAGAAGTACTTCATAGAAGGTATCATGACCTTTATAATCTAGCTGTGGAGTTACAAGTGCCTACCGATTCGGACATTAATCGTCCTCAACAAGATGAACCCGGTAAAGTTGACCCGTCATTTGCGGGGATTGCTAAAGGGGTAGAAGAGGTGATTCAGAGGCTCAAGATCATCGAGATGGAAATCCGAGACTTGAAACAAGAAATCCAAGGGCTGAGATACTACGAACATAGGCTATTAACCGAGCTTCATCGAAAGGTTAATTATATAGCGAATTATAACGTTCAAATAGAAGAAAGAAAGGTTCCAAACATGTTTTACTTCGTGAAAACCGAGAATTACTCGAGGAGATTGGTAACGAATATGATATCTGGGATGACTGCGCTTCGGCTTCACATGCTGTGTGAGTTCAGAGGCGAAATGCACGTTGTTGAAGATCAAATGGGGTGTGAAATGATGCAGGTAGACAACAGAGCAGTGATTTCTTTAGCCCCGTACATGAAAGGGTTCATGAAACTGTTGACGTTTGCATTGAAAATAGGAGCTCATATAGCTGCAGGAATGGGGGAGATGATACCGGATTTGAGCAGAGAAGTTGCGCATTTGGCGGGAAACCCGCTTGTATATGGGGCAGCGGGTATGGCGGCAGCGGGGGCGGTTGGGGTGGCCGCTGCTGGCGGGAGCAGCAGCAGAGGGAGGTCGACCGATATTCAGCAAGATATGAAAGCAGCACAGCAGTGGGTTGTGGATTTTTTACGGGAAAGAGGGTGCTCTACGGGGAAAGATATTGCGGAAAAGTTTGGACTGTGGAGAGTTAGATATAGGGATGATGGTCAGATTGCTTGGGTTTGCAGACGTCATATGTATACTCGAGCAAATGAAATATTTGAGGTACCAATGTGA